Proteins co-encoded in one Capsicum annuum cultivar UCD-10X-F1 chromosome 9, UCD10Xv1.1, whole genome shotgun sequence genomic window:
- the LOC107840767 gene encoding putative late blight resistance protein homolog R1A-10 isoform X2, with amino-acid sequence MAHASVASLMRTIESLLTSNSPMQSLICDHREELCALCEKVSSLEVVAKNFEKNNVLGEMADLEVEVKEVASAVEDTIQLRVTEVLENDESLREKAHRLSDSLQQVAEDIDRILKESTKIQDKGKQASKESTVQEFPSSPKDILNVENCMVGRDDQRKRLVEDLTRSKSVEPKVIPIIGMGGIGKTTLANEVYKDACIRSHFDVCAWATVSQQHNAKEILLSLLRSTKGDTFDMNDEAELANMLQKSLKGKRYLIVLDDMWKTEAWDAVKLCFPSGNKGSVILLTTRITEVARDAGTKNLSLQMDLMGPDESWLLFKSVAFSSEELPSDLKTIGKQIAEKCHGLPLTIAVIAGLLKSKRAIADWENVAKDVKPFVTNDPDKQCSRVLGLSYNHLTSGLKTCLLHFGIFPEDSEIPTKKLMRSWMAEGFLKLENDLEREAEKCLQELVDRCLVLVCKTSLDGTKIRSCKVHDLIYDLCVREIQRENIFIMNDIVLKRYYSYSKCRYLSMQKMQPFKEGVAWRYDGLYRALLTPVHRQLGDNDNNDLLKRTRSIFSFHLQDSYYDILKSELIHFKLLKVLELRHIEIDNFPVQILSLIWLRFLSLLCLESLDIPPEICRLWNLQTFIVRGKNVVNAITITFPEEIWGLMQLRHLKLPRIYLPDCPSGSVDKGRHSDFSNLQTISYLSSRCCTKEVIMGIQNVKKLRIRRDVTYSGPLNNLVHLHQLETLSLTYCLRPLLPSSAKAFPATLKKLKLERTFLRWSYLDIIAELPNLEVLKLIFLACRGEEWHPNVRGFARLKLLLIEDNDVKYWKATNDIFPVLEYLVLKECRHLKEIPIEFAEIHTLQLIELNLCLSELGESATRIQKEQEDLGNNPMDVRISRPRKLLGLISSSSFWKKGHKERTSNKSIQSVSIQYGDFDSINLCGSVF; translated from the exons ATGGCTCATGCAAGTGTGGCTTCTCTTATGAGAACAATAGAATCGCTCTTGACATCCAATTCTCCGATGCAATCTCTAATCTGTGATCACAGAGAAGAACTTTGCGCTCTTTGTGAAAAAGTTAGTTCCCTGGAAGTAGTTGCCAAGAACTTTGAGAAAAACAATGTTTTGGGAGAAATGGCGGATTTGGAAGTAGAGGTAAAAGAAGTTGCAAGTGCTGTTGAAGACACAATTCAACTACGAGTAACTGAAGTTTTAGAAAATGATGAAAGTCTGAGAGAAAAGGCACATAGGCTTTCTGATAGCCTGCAACAAGTAGCAGAGGACATTGATCGTATCTTGAAAGAGTCAACAAAGATTCAAGATAAAGGCAAACAAGCATCAAAGGAATCAACGGTTCAAGAGTTTCCAAGCTCGCCAAAAGATATTCTGAATGTTGAGAACTGTATGGTTGGACGTGATGATCAAAGGAAACGGTTGGTAGAAGATCTGACTAGAAGCAAATCTGTCGAACCCAAAGTCATCCCGATTATCGGGATGGGTGGCATAGGTAAAACAACCTTAGCGAACGAAGTTTACAAAGATGCGTGCATTCGTTCTCATTTTGATGTTTGTGCCTGGGCTACTGTTTCTCAACAACACAATGCAAAGGAAATATTGTTGAGCCTTCTGCGATCTACTAAAGGTGACACATTTGACATGAATGATGAGGCAGAGCTAGCAAACATGCTACAAAAGAGTTTAAAGGGTAAGAGATATTTAATTGTATTGGATGACATGTGGAAAACTGAAGCATGGGATGCCGTGAAACTATGTTTTCCAAGTGGAAACAAGGGGAGTGTAATATTATTGACGACCCGTATCACTGAAGTAGCCCGCGATGCTGGTACAAAGAATCTTTCTTTGCAGATGGATTTAATGGGCCCGGATGAGAGCTGGCTTCTTTTCAAAAGTGTAGCATTTTCAAGTGAAGAATTACCATCTGATTTGAAGACTATTGGGAAGCAAATTGCAGAGAAATGTCACGGGTTACCACTAACTATTGCCGTGATTGCTGGGCTCCTCAAATCTAAAAGGGCAATAGCAGACTGGGAAAATGTTGCTAAAGATGTCAAGCCATTTGTCACAAATGATCCTGACAAACAATGTTCACGTGTGCTTGGGTTGAGTTACAATCACTTGACCAGCGGACTAAAAACGTGTCTTCTGCATTTCGGAATTTTTCCAGAAGACAGTGAGATACCAACAAAGAAATTGATGAGATCATGGATGGCTGAGGggttcttgaagttggaaaatGATTTGGAAAGAGAGGCTGAGAAGTGTTTGCAAGAGCTTGTTGATAGATGTCTAGTTCTCGTCTGCAAGACAAGTCTAGATGGAACAAAAATTAGATCATGTAAGGTTCATGATCTAATATATGACCTGTGTGTGAGAGAAATTCAAAGGGAGAACATTTTTATCATGAACGACATTGTGCTTAAACGATATTACTCATATTCAAAATGTCGATATCTTAGTATGCAAAAAATGCAGCCCTTTAAAGAAGGTGTGGCTTGGCGCTATGATGGTCTTTATAGGGCTCTTCTTACCCCTGTACATCGTCAGTTGGGGGATAATGACAATAACGATCTTTTGAAACGAACCcgttctattttctcttttcatcttcAGGATTCATATTATGATATTCTCAAATCAGAGCTTATTCATTTCAAATTACTCAAAGTCTTGGAGTTGAGACACATAGAGATTGATAATTTCCCTGTACAGATACTAAGCCTCATCTGGCTGAGGTTCCTATCATTGCTCTGCCTTGAGAGTTTAGACATACCTCCAGAAATTTGTAGGTTATGGAATCTGCAGACATTCATTGTTCGAGGGAAAAATGTAGTTAATGCAATAACTATAACTTTTCCTGAGGAAATTTGGGGACTAATGCAATTAAGGCATCTTAAACTTCCCAGAATCTATTTGCCAGATTGCCCAAGTGGATCTGTTGACAAAGGAAGGCACTCGGATTTTTCAAACTTACAAACTATTTCTTACTTGTCTTCACGTTGTTGCACGAAGGAGGTTATTATGGGGATTCAGAATGTTAAAAAATTACGAATTAGACGAGATGTGACTTACTCTGGGCCTCTCAACAATCTTGTCCATCTGCATCAACTTGAAACATTGAGTCTTACATATTGTTTGCGTCCACTTTTGCCATCAAGTGCAAAAGCTTTTCCAGCAACGCTCAAGAAGCTGAAGTTGGAAAGAACTTTTCTACGTTGGTCATACTTGGACATCATAGCTGAGTTGCCTAATCTTGAGGTGCTGAAGCTGATATTTTTGGCTTGTCGTGGCGAAGAATGGCACCCAAATGTTAGGGGATTTGCTCGATTGAAGCTTTTGTTAATTGAAGATAATGATGTCAAGTACTGGAAAGCCACAAATGACATTTTTCCTGTCCTTGAGTACCTTGTGCTTAAAGAATGCAGACATTTGAAAGAGATACCCATTGAGTTTGCAGAAATCCACACACTACAACTGATTGAGTTAAATTTGTGTCTTTCCGAACTTGGGGAATCTGCTACACGAATTCAAAAAGAACAAGAAGACCTCGGAAACAACCCCATGGATGTTCGTATCTCCCGTCCACGTAAG TTGCTGGGCTTGATCTCGTCGAGCAGCTTTTGGAAAAAAGGACACAAGGAGAGGACGAGCAACAAGAGTATTCAATCTGTTTCTATCCAATATGGGGATTTTGATTCGATAAATTTATGTGGTAGTGTCTTCTAG
- the LOC107840767 gene encoding putative late blight resistance protein homolog R1A-10 isoform X4 has product MAHASVASLMRTIESLLTSNSPMQSLICDHREELCALCEKVSSLEVVAKNFEKNNVLGEMADLEVEVKEVASAVEDTIQLRVTEVLENDESLREKAHRLSDSLQQVAEDIDRILKESTKIQDKGKQASKESTVQEFPSSPKDILNVENCMVGRDDQRKRLVEDLTRSKSVEPKVIPIIGMGGIGKTTLANEVYKDACIRSHFDVCAWATVSQQHNAKEILLSLLRSTKGDTFDMNDEAELANMLQKSLKGKRYLIVLDDMWKTEAWDAVKLCFPSGNKGSVILLTTRITEVARDAGTKNLSLQMDLMGPDESWLLFKSVAFSSEELPSDLKTIGKQIAEKCHGLPLTIAVIAGLLKSKRAIADWENVAKDVKPFVTNDPDKQCSRVLGLSYNHLTSGLKTCLLHFGIFPEDSEIPTKKLMRSWMAEGFLKLENDLEREAEKCLQELVDRCLVLVCKTSLDGTKIRSCKVHDLIYDLCVREIQRENIFIMNDIVLKRYYSYSKCRYLSMQKMQPFKEGVAWRYDGLYRALLTPVHRQLGDNDNNDLLKRTRSIFSFHLQDSYYDILKSELIHFKLLKVLELRHIEIDNFPVQILSLIWLRFLSLLCLESLDIPPEICRLWNLQTFIVRGKNVVNAITITFPEEIWGLMQLRHLKLPRIYLPDCPSGSVDKGRHSDFSNLQTISYLSSRCCTKEVIMGIQNVKKLRIRRDVTYSGPLNNLVHLHQLETLSLTYCLRPLLPSSAKAFPATLKKLKLERTFLRWSYLDIIAELPNLEVLKLIFLACRGEEWHPNVRGFARLKLLLIEDNDVKYWKATNDIFPVLEYLVLKECRHLKEIPIEFAEIHTLQLIELNLCLSELGESATRIQKEQEDLGNNPMDVRISRPPFGKKDTRRGRATRVFNLFLSNMGILIR; this is encoded by the exons ATGGCTCATGCAAGTGTGGCTTCTCTTATGAGAACAATAGAATCGCTCTTGACATCCAATTCTCCGATGCAATCTCTAATCTGTGATCACAGAGAAGAACTTTGCGCTCTTTGTGAAAAAGTTAGTTCCCTGGAAGTAGTTGCCAAGAACTTTGAGAAAAACAATGTTTTGGGAGAAATGGCGGATTTGGAAGTAGAGGTAAAAGAAGTTGCAAGTGCTGTTGAAGACACAATTCAACTACGAGTAACTGAAGTTTTAGAAAATGATGAAAGTCTGAGAGAAAAGGCACATAGGCTTTCTGATAGCCTGCAACAAGTAGCAGAGGACATTGATCGTATCTTGAAAGAGTCAACAAAGATTCAAGATAAAGGCAAACAAGCATCAAAGGAATCAACGGTTCAAGAGTTTCCAAGCTCGCCAAAAGATATTCTGAATGTTGAGAACTGTATGGTTGGACGTGATGATCAAAGGAAACGGTTGGTAGAAGATCTGACTAGAAGCAAATCTGTCGAACCCAAAGTCATCCCGATTATCGGGATGGGTGGCATAGGTAAAACAACCTTAGCGAACGAAGTTTACAAAGATGCGTGCATTCGTTCTCATTTTGATGTTTGTGCCTGGGCTACTGTTTCTCAACAACACAATGCAAAGGAAATATTGTTGAGCCTTCTGCGATCTACTAAAGGTGACACATTTGACATGAATGATGAGGCAGAGCTAGCAAACATGCTACAAAAGAGTTTAAAGGGTAAGAGATATTTAATTGTATTGGATGACATGTGGAAAACTGAAGCATGGGATGCCGTGAAACTATGTTTTCCAAGTGGAAACAAGGGGAGTGTAATATTATTGACGACCCGTATCACTGAAGTAGCCCGCGATGCTGGTACAAAGAATCTTTCTTTGCAGATGGATTTAATGGGCCCGGATGAGAGCTGGCTTCTTTTCAAAAGTGTAGCATTTTCAAGTGAAGAATTACCATCTGATTTGAAGACTATTGGGAAGCAAATTGCAGAGAAATGTCACGGGTTACCACTAACTATTGCCGTGATTGCTGGGCTCCTCAAATCTAAAAGGGCAATAGCAGACTGGGAAAATGTTGCTAAAGATGTCAAGCCATTTGTCACAAATGATCCTGACAAACAATGTTCACGTGTGCTTGGGTTGAGTTACAATCACTTGACCAGCGGACTAAAAACGTGTCTTCTGCATTTCGGAATTTTTCCAGAAGACAGTGAGATACCAACAAAGAAATTGATGAGATCATGGATGGCTGAGGggttcttgaagttggaaaatGATTTGGAAAGAGAGGCTGAGAAGTGTTTGCAAGAGCTTGTTGATAGATGTCTAGTTCTCGTCTGCAAGACAAGTCTAGATGGAACAAAAATTAGATCATGTAAGGTTCATGATCTAATATATGACCTGTGTGTGAGAGAAATTCAAAGGGAGAACATTTTTATCATGAACGACATTGTGCTTAAACGATATTACTCATATTCAAAATGTCGATATCTTAGTATGCAAAAAATGCAGCCCTTTAAAGAAGGTGTGGCTTGGCGCTATGATGGTCTTTATAGGGCTCTTCTTACCCCTGTACATCGTCAGTTGGGGGATAATGACAATAACGATCTTTTGAAACGAACCcgttctattttctcttttcatcttcAGGATTCATATTATGATATTCTCAAATCAGAGCTTATTCATTTCAAATTACTCAAAGTCTTGGAGTTGAGACACATAGAGATTGATAATTTCCCTGTACAGATACTAAGCCTCATCTGGCTGAGGTTCCTATCATTGCTCTGCCTTGAGAGTTTAGACATACCTCCAGAAATTTGTAGGTTATGGAATCTGCAGACATTCATTGTTCGAGGGAAAAATGTAGTTAATGCAATAACTATAACTTTTCCTGAGGAAATTTGGGGACTAATGCAATTAAGGCATCTTAAACTTCCCAGAATCTATTTGCCAGATTGCCCAAGTGGATCTGTTGACAAAGGAAGGCACTCGGATTTTTCAAACTTACAAACTATTTCTTACTTGTCTTCACGTTGTTGCACGAAGGAGGTTATTATGGGGATTCAGAATGTTAAAAAATTACGAATTAGACGAGATGTGACTTACTCTGGGCCTCTCAACAATCTTGTCCATCTGCATCAACTTGAAACATTGAGTCTTACATATTGTTTGCGTCCACTTTTGCCATCAAGTGCAAAAGCTTTTCCAGCAACGCTCAAGAAGCTGAAGTTGGAAAGAACTTTTCTACGTTGGTCATACTTGGACATCATAGCTGAGTTGCCTAATCTTGAGGTGCTGAAGCTGATATTTTTGGCTTGTCGTGGCGAAGAATGGCACCCAAATGTTAGGGGATTTGCTCGATTGAAGCTTTTGTTAATTGAAGATAATGATGTCAAGTACTGGAAAGCCACAAATGACATTTTTCCTGTCCTTGAGTACCTTGTGCTTAAAGAATGCAGACATTTGAAAGAGATACCCATTGAGTTTGCAGAAATCCACACACTACAACTGATTGAGTTAAATTTGTGTCTTTCCGAACTTGGGGAATCTGCTACACGAATTCAAAAAGAACAAGAAGACCTCGGAAACAACCCCATGGATGTTCGTATCTCCCGTCCAC CTTTTGGAAAAAAGGACACAAGGAGAGGACGAGCAACAAGAGTATTCAATCTGTTTCTATCCAATATGGGGATTTTGATTCGATAA
- the LOC107840767 gene encoding putative late blight resistance protein homolog R1A-10 isoform X3 produces MAHASVASLMRTIESLLTSNSPMQSLICDHREELCALCEKVSSLEVVAKNFEKNNVLGEMADLEVEVKEVASAVEDTIQLRVTEVLENDESLREKAHRLSDSLQQVAEDIDRILKESTKIQDKGKQASKESTVQEFPSSPKDILNVENCMVGRDDQRKRLVEDLTRSKSVEPKVIPIIGMGGIGKTTLANEVYKDACIRSHFDVCAWATVSQQHNAKEILLSLLRSTKGDTFDMNDEAELANMLQKSLKGKRYLIVLDDMWKTEAWDAVKLCFPSGNKGSVILLTTRITEVARDAGTKNLSLQMDLMGPDESWLLFKSVAFSSEELPSDLKTIGKQIAEKCHGLPLTIAVIAGLLKSKRAIADWENVAKDVKPFVTNDPDKQCSRVLGLSYNHLTSGLKTCLLHFGIFPEDSEIPTKKLMRSWMAEGFLKLENDLEREAEKCLQELVDRCLVLVCKTSLDGTKIRSCKVHDLIYDLCVREIQRENIFIMNDIVLKRYYSYSKCRYLSMQKMQPFKEGVAWRYDGLYRALLTPVHRQLGDNDNNDLLKRTRSIFSFHLQDSYYDILKSELIHFKLLKVLELRHIEIDNFPVQILSLIWLRFLSLLCLESLDIPPEICRLWNLQTFIVRGKNVVNAITITFPEEIWGLMQLRHLKLPRIYLPDCPSGSVDKGRHSDFSNLQTISYLSSRCCTKEVIMGIQNVKKLRIRRDVTYSGPLNNLVHLHQLETLSLTYCLRPLLPSSAKAFPATLKKLKLERTFLRWSYLDIIAELPNLEVLKLIFLACRGEEWHPNVRGFARLKLLLIEDNDVKYWKATNDIFPVLEYLVLKECRHLKEIPIEFAEIHTLQLIELNLCLSELGESATRIQKEQEDLGNNPMDVRISRPRKYILLEKRTQGEDEQQEYSICFYPIWGF; encoded by the exons ATGGCTCATGCAAGTGTGGCTTCTCTTATGAGAACAATAGAATCGCTCTTGACATCCAATTCTCCGATGCAATCTCTAATCTGTGATCACAGAGAAGAACTTTGCGCTCTTTGTGAAAAAGTTAGTTCCCTGGAAGTAGTTGCCAAGAACTTTGAGAAAAACAATGTTTTGGGAGAAATGGCGGATTTGGAAGTAGAGGTAAAAGAAGTTGCAAGTGCTGTTGAAGACACAATTCAACTACGAGTAACTGAAGTTTTAGAAAATGATGAAAGTCTGAGAGAAAAGGCACATAGGCTTTCTGATAGCCTGCAACAAGTAGCAGAGGACATTGATCGTATCTTGAAAGAGTCAACAAAGATTCAAGATAAAGGCAAACAAGCATCAAAGGAATCAACGGTTCAAGAGTTTCCAAGCTCGCCAAAAGATATTCTGAATGTTGAGAACTGTATGGTTGGACGTGATGATCAAAGGAAACGGTTGGTAGAAGATCTGACTAGAAGCAAATCTGTCGAACCCAAAGTCATCCCGATTATCGGGATGGGTGGCATAGGTAAAACAACCTTAGCGAACGAAGTTTACAAAGATGCGTGCATTCGTTCTCATTTTGATGTTTGTGCCTGGGCTACTGTTTCTCAACAACACAATGCAAAGGAAATATTGTTGAGCCTTCTGCGATCTACTAAAGGTGACACATTTGACATGAATGATGAGGCAGAGCTAGCAAACATGCTACAAAAGAGTTTAAAGGGTAAGAGATATTTAATTGTATTGGATGACATGTGGAAAACTGAAGCATGGGATGCCGTGAAACTATGTTTTCCAAGTGGAAACAAGGGGAGTGTAATATTATTGACGACCCGTATCACTGAAGTAGCCCGCGATGCTGGTACAAAGAATCTTTCTTTGCAGATGGATTTAATGGGCCCGGATGAGAGCTGGCTTCTTTTCAAAAGTGTAGCATTTTCAAGTGAAGAATTACCATCTGATTTGAAGACTATTGGGAAGCAAATTGCAGAGAAATGTCACGGGTTACCACTAACTATTGCCGTGATTGCTGGGCTCCTCAAATCTAAAAGGGCAATAGCAGACTGGGAAAATGTTGCTAAAGATGTCAAGCCATTTGTCACAAATGATCCTGACAAACAATGTTCACGTGTGCTTGGGTTGAGTTACAATCACTTGACCAGCGGACTAAAAACGTGTCTTCTGCATTTCGGAATTTTTCCAGAAGACAGTGAGATACCAACAAAGAAATTGATGAGATCATGGATGGCTGAGGggttcttgaagttggaaaatGATTTGGAAAGAGAGGCTGAGAAGTGTTTGCAAGAGCTTGTTGATAGATGTCTAGTTCTCGTCTGCAAGACAAGTCTAGATGGAACAAAAATTAGATCATGTAAGGTTCATGATCTAATATATGACCTGTGTGTGAGAGAAATTCAAAGGGAGAACATTTTTATCATGAACGACATTGTGCTTAAACGATATTACTCATATTCAAAATGTCGATATCTTAGTATGCAAAAAATGCAGCCCTTTAAAGAAGGTGTGGCTTGGCGCTATGATGGTCTTTATAGGGCTCTTCTTACCCCTGTACATCGTCAGTTGGGGGATAATGACAATAACGATCTTTTGAAACGAACCcgttctattttctcttttcatcttcAGGATTCATATTATGATATTCTCAAATCAGAGCTTATTCATTTCAAATTACTCAAAGTCTTGGAGTTGAGACACATAGAGATTGATAATTTCCCTGTACAGATACTAAGCCTCATCTGGCTGAGGTTCCTATCATTGCTCTGCCTTGAGAGTTTAGACATACCTCCAGAAATTTGTAGGTTATGGAATCTGCAGACATTCATTGTTCGAGGGAAAAATGTAGTTAATGCAATAACTATAACTTTTCCTGAGGAAATTTGGGGACTAATGCAATTAAGGCATCTTAAACTTCCCAGAATCTATTTGCCAGATTGCCCAAGTGGATCTGTTGACAAAGGAAGGCACTCGGATTTTTCAAACTTACAAACTATTTCTTACTTGTCTTCACGTTGTTGCACGAAGGAGGTTATTATGGGGATTCAGAATGTTAAAAAATTACGAATTAGACGAGATGTGACTTACTCTGGGCCTCTCAACAATCTTGTCCATCTGCATCAACTTGAAACATTGAGTCTTACATATTGTTTGCGTCCACTTTTGCCATCAAGTGCAAAAGCTTTTCCAGCAACGCTCAAGAAGCTGAAGTTGGAAAGAACTTTTCTACGTTGGTCATACTTGGACATCATAGCTGAGTTGCCTAATCTTGAGGTGCTGAAGCTGATATTTTTGGCTTGTCGTGGCGAAGAATGGCACCCAAATGTTAGGGGATTTGCTCGATTGAAGCTTTTGTTAATTGAAGATAATGATGTCAAGTACTGGAAAGCCACAAATGACATTTTTCCTGTCCTTGAGTACCTTGTGCTTAAAGAATGCAGACATTTGAAAGAGATACCCATTGAGTTTGCAGAAATCCACACACTACAACTGATTGAGTTAAATTTGTGTCTTTCCGAACTTGGGGAATCTGCTACACGAATTCAAAAAGAACAAGAAGACCTCGGAAACAACCCCATGGATGTTCGTATCTCCCGTCCACGTAAGTATATA CTTTTGGAAAAAAGGACACAAGGAGAGGACGAGCAACAAGAGTATTCAATCTGTTTCTATCCAATATGGGGATTTTGA